In Lagopus muta isolate bLagMut1 chromosome 20, bLagMut1 primary, whole genome shotgun sequence, the following proteins share a genomic window:
- the AKAP10 gene encoding A-kinase anchor protein 10, mitochondrial isoform X2, whose product MDSFSSSRTAALKKQPSHMEAAHFGDLGRSCLNYQAQETKSSLSKTLEQVLQDSVALPYFIQFMELRRMEHLVKFWLEAESFHSTTWSRIRAHSLNTVKQSSLAEPVSPSKQQEIASSSPPGLLEERLEDASTVHLLRTRSVAPDKNDRTRNSRNHVLSGQESDDTSVLCLRKSETGTHSVPADHQESSKLTVSNRNSPSSALKDLSGKLMKSIERDAVSTFTKYISPDAAKPIPVTEAMRNDIVAKICGEDGQVDPNCFVTAQSIVFNAMEQEHFSEFLRSHHFCKYQIEVLTSGTVYLADILFCESALFYFSEYMEKEDAVNVLQFWLAADNFQSQLAAKKGQYDGQEAQNDAMILYDKYFSLQATHPLGFDDSVRLEIESNICREGGPLPNCFTTPLRQAWTTMETVFLPGFLSSNLYYKYLNDLIHSVRGDEFPGGNIALNIQGPGGSPDSDSIGGSDGSASQSNVKKANVKILKNFDEAIIVDAASLDPESLYQRTYAGKMTFGRVSDLGQFIRESEPEPDVKKSKGSMFSQAMKKWVQGNTDEAQEEMAWRIAKMIVNDVMQQAHCEQRSEKGTKL is encoded by the exons ATGGACTCTTTTTCTAGCAGTCGGACAGCTGCCCTTAAGAAGCAGCCAAGTCACATGGAAGCTGCTCATTTCGGAGACTTAG gCAGATCGTGTCTGAATTATCAGGCCCAAGAGACCAAATCAAGCCTTTCGAAGACCCTTGAACAAGTTCTGCAGGACAGTGTAGCCCTCCCTTATTTTATCCAGTTTATGGAACTGCGCAGGATGGAACACTTGGTTAAGTTTTGGTTAGAGGCTGAGAGCTTTCACTCCACGACGTGGTCCCGTATAAGAGCACACAGCCTGAACACAGTTAAGCAGAGTTCACTGGCGGAGCCGGTGTCGCCCtcaaagcagcaggaaattgCATCTTCTTCTCCGCCTGGGCTGCTTGAGGAGAGACTGGAGGATGCTAGCACTGTCCATCTGCTCAGGACCAGATCAGTGGCTCCAGACAAGAACGACAGAACTCGCAACAGCCGGAACCACGTGCTCTCAGGTCAGGAGAGCGACGATACCAGCGTCCTTTGTCTAAGAAAATCCGAGACAGGGACACATTCTGTTCCAGCTGACCATCAAGAATCTTCCAAGCTTACAGTATCAAATAGAAACAGTCCTTCATCTGCACTGAAAGACTTGTCGGGAAAACTAATGAAAA GTATAGAACGGGATGCAGTTAGTACTTTTACCAAATATATTTCTCCAGATGCTGCTAAACCAATACCTGTTACAGAAGCGATGAGAAATGACATAGTTG CAAAAATCTGTGGGGAAGATGGACAAGTGGATCCTAACTGCTTTGTTACAGCACAGTCCATAGTGTTTAATGCAATGGAACAAGA gcactTTAGTGAGTTTCTGCGAAGTCATCATTTCTGTAAATACCAGATCGAGGTGCTGACCAGTGGGACTGTTTATCTGGCTGACATACTTTTCTGTGAATCAGCTCTGTTCTACTTCTCTGAG TACATGGAGAAGGAAGATGCAGTCAATGTATTGCAGTTCTGGTTGGCAGCAGATAACTTCCAGTCTCAACTTGCTGCCAAAAAAGGCCAGTATGATGGGCAAGAAGCACAGAATGACGCCATGATTTTATATGACAA GTACTTCTCCCTTCAAGCCACGCATCCTCTTGGGTTTGATGACTCTGTGAGGTTAGAGATTGAATCCAACATCTGCAGGGAAGGTGGGCCTCTCCCTAACTGTTTCACTACTCCCCTACGGCAGGCCTGGACTACCATGGAGACG GTTTTTTTGCCTGGTTTCTTGTCCAGCAACCTTTATTACAAATACTTGAATGATCTTATCCATTCAGTTCGAGGAGATGAATTTCCAGGAGGAAACATTGCACTGAATATTCAAGGGCCTGGTGGCTCTCCAGACAGTGATTCCATAGGGGGCTCGGATGGCTCTGCCTCCCAG TCCAATGTCAAAAAGGCTAATGTTAAAATCCTGAAAAATTTTGATGAAGCAATAATTGTAGATGCTGCGAGTCTGGATCCAGAATCTTTATATCAACGAACGTATGCAGG GAAGATGACATTTGGACGAGTCAGTGACCTGGGGCAGTTTATCAGAGAATCTGAGCCGGAGCCTGATGTCAAAAAATCAAAAG GGTCCATGTTTTCACAAGCAATGAAGAAGTGGGTTCAAGGAAACACGGATGAG GCTCAAGAAGAGATGGCCTGGCGGATAGCAAAGATGATAGTCAATGATGTCATGCAGCAGGCACACTGCGAGCAGCGCTCAGAGAAGGGCACAAAG ctATGA
- the AKAP10 gene encoding A-kinase anchor protein 10, mitochondrial isoform X1: MSFFRRKVKGKEQEKTTDVKAIKTPVPVHSPQRSTRNHALLEAAGPSHVAINAISANMDSFSSSRTAALKKQPSHMEAAHFGDLGRSCLNYQAQETKSSLSKTLEQVLQDSVALPYFIQFMELRRMEHLVKFWLEAESFHSTTWSRIRAHSLNTVKQSSLAEPVSPSKQQEIASSSPPGLLEERLEDASTVHLLRTRSVAPDKNDRTRNSRNHVLSGQESDDTSVLCLRKSETGTHSVPADHQESSKLTVSNRNSPSSALKDLSGKLMKSIERDAVSTFTKYISPDAAKPIPVTEAMRNDIVAKICGEDGQVDPNCFVTAQSIVFNAMEQEHFSEFLRSHHFCKYQIEVLTSGTVYLADILFCESALFYFSEYMEKEDAVNVLQFWLAADNFQSQLAAKKGQYDGQEAQNDAMILYDKYFSLQATHPLGFDDSVRLEIESNICREGGPLPNCFTTPLRQAWTTMETVFLPGFLSSNLYYKYLNDLIHSVRGDEFPGGNIALNIQGPGGSPDSDSIGGSDGSASQSNVKKANVKILKNFDEAIIVDAASLDPESLYQRTYAGKMTFGRVSDLGQFIRESEPEPDVKKSKGSMFSQAMKKWVQGNTDEAQEEMAWRIAKMIVNDVMQQAHCEQRSEKGTKL; the protein is encoded by the exons TGAAAggcaaagaacaagaaaagaccACAGATgtgaaagcaattaaaa CTCCAGTACCTGTACATTCCCCTCAAAGAAGCACTAGAAATCATGCCTTGCTGGAGGCTGCAGGACCAAGCCATGTGGCAATTAATGCCATCTCTGCCAACATGGACTCTTTTTCTAGCAGTCGGACAGCTGCCCTTAAGAAGCAGCCAAGTCACATGGAAGCTGCTCATTTCGGAGACTTAG gCAGATCGTGTCTGAATTATCAGGCCCAAGAGACCAAATCAAGCCTTTCGAAGACCCTTGAACAAGTTCTGCAGGACAGTGTAGCCCTCCCTTATTTTATCCAGTTTATGGAACTGCGCAGGATGGAACACTTGGTTAAGTTTTGGTTAGAGGCTGAGAGCTTTCACTCCACGACGTGGTCCCGTATAAGAGCACACAGCCTGAACACAGTTAAGCAGAGTTCACTGGCGGAGCCGGTGTCGCCCtcaaagcagcaggaaattgCATCTTCTTCTCCGCCTGGGCTGCTTGAGGAGAGACTGGAGGATGCTAGCACTGTCCATCTGCTCAGGACCAGATCAGTGGCTCCAGACAAGAACGACAGAACTCGCAACAGCCGGAACCACGTGCTCTCAGGTCAGGAGAGCGACGATACCAGCGTCCTTTGTCTAAGAAAATCCGAGACAGGGACACATTCTGTTCCAGCTGACCATCAAGAATCTTCCAAGCTTACAGTATCAAATAGAAACAGTCCTTCATCTGCACTGAAAGACTTGTCGGGAAAACTAATGAAAA GTATAGAACGGGATGCAGTTAGTACTTTTACCAAATATATTTCTCCAGATGCTGCTAAACCAATACCTGTTACAGAAGCGATGAGAAATGACATAGTTG CAAAAATCTGTGGGGAAGATGGACAAGTGGATCCTAACTGCTTTGTTACAGCACAGTCCATAGTGTTTAATGCAATGGAACAAGA gcactTTAGTGAGTTTCTGCGAAGTCATCATTTCTGTAAATACCAGATCGAGGTGCTGACCAGTGGGACTGTTTATCTGGCTGACATACTTTTCTGTGAATCAGCTCTGTTCTACTTCTCTGAG TACATGGAGAAGGAAGATGCAGTCAATGTATTGCAGTTCTGGTTGGCAGCAGATAACTTCCAGTCTCAACTTGCTGCCAAAAAAGGCCAGTATGATGGGCAAGAAGCACAGAATGACGCCATGATTTTATATGACAA GTACTTCTCCCTTCAAGCCACGCATCCTCTTGGGTTTGATGACTCTGTGAGGTTAGAGATTGAATCCAACATCTGCAGGGAAGGTGGGCCTCTCCCTAACTGTTTCACTACTCCCCTACGGCAGGCCTGGACTACCATGGAGACG GTTTTTTTGCCTGGTTTCTTGTCCAGCAACCTTTATTACAAATACTTGAATGATCTTATCCATTCAGTTCGAGGAGATGAATTTCCAGGAGGAAACATTGCACTGAATATTCAAGGGCCTGGTGGCTCTCCAGACAGTGATTCCATAGGGGGCTCGGATGGCTCTGCCTCCCAG TCCAATGTCAAAAAGGCTAATGTTAAAATCCTGAAAAATTTTGATGAAGCAATAATTGTAGATGCTGCGAGTCTGGATCCAGAATCTTTATATCAACGAACGTATGCAGG GAAGATGACATTTGGACGAGTCAGTGACCTGGGGCAGTTTATCAGAGAATCTGAGCCGGAGCCTGATGTCAAAAAATCAAAAG GGTCCATGTTTTCACAAGCAATGAAGAAGTGGGTTCAAGGAAACACGGATGAG GCTCAAGAAGAGATGGCCTGGCGGATAGCAAAGATGATAGTCAATGATGTCATGCAGCAGGCACACTGCGAGCAGCGCTCAGAGAAGGGCACAAAG ctATGA